Proteins co-encoded in one Cricetulus griseus strain 17A/GY chromosome 1 unlocalized genomic scaffold, alternate assembly CriGri-PICRH-1.0 chr1_1, whole genome shotgun sequence genomic window:
- the LOC100759933 gene encoding C-X-C motif chemokine 5, protein MSLVPCRSARILGGSRSLFARLAFLLLLTLPQHLAEGGPAAAAAATELRCVCLSVTPRINPKMIANLEVITAGPQCPRVEVIAKLKNQKEVCLDPEAPVMKKVIQKILDSANKKTKRNALALEKSPSDQ, encoded by the exons ATGAGCCTCGTGCCCTGCCGCTCAGCCCGCATCCTTGGCGGTTCCCGCTCGCTGTTCGCGCGGCTGGCGTTTCTGTTGCTGCTCACACTGCCGCAGCATCTAGCTGAAG GGGGTCCTGCCGCAGCAGCAGCGGCAACAGAGCTGCGTTGCGTTTGCTTAAGCGTAACTCCGAGAATTAATCCCAAAATGATCGCTAATTTGGAGGTGATCACTGCAGGTCCACAGTGCCCCAGGGTGGAAGTCAT AGCTAAGCTGAAGAATCAGAAGGAGGTTTGTCTGGACCCAGAAGCTCCTGTGATGAAGAAAGTCATTCAGAAAATACTGGACAG TGCAAATAAGAAAACTAAGAGGAATGCACTTGCTCTGGAAAAATCGCCCAGTGATCAATAG
- the LOC100757920 gene encoding permeability factor 2: MGFRHRPTSFCTRARPLHNLQLWPLLVLFLTVLVPTTVGKSNDVDPYLELRCRCPNIVTGIPLSRISFVNVFRPGVHCANVEVIATLKGGEKTCLDPNAPAIKKIVMKILEGY; the protein is encoded by the exons ATGGGCTTCAGACACAGACCTACATCCTTCTGTACCAGGGCCAGACCACTCCATAACCTACAGCTGTGGCCACTGCTGGTCCTATTCCTCACTGTGCTGGTTCCCACTACAGTTGGAAAAT CTAATGATGTGGACCCATATCTTGAATTGCGCTGTAGATGTCCGAATATAGTCACTGGAATCCCACTCAGTAGAATTTCCTTTGTGAATGTGTTCAGGCCAGGAGTCCACTGTGCCAACGTGGAAGTGAT AGCCACACTGAAAGGTGGGGAGAAAACCTGCCTGGACCCAAATGCCCCTGCCATCAAGAAAATAGTCATGAAGATATTGGAAGGTTATTGA
- the LOC100758214 gene encoding platelet factor 4-like isoform X1, translated as MSAAAVCRGSWPSLGLLLLGLLFLPAVIAFTSASPEEGDADADLHCVCVKTISSGIHPKHITTLEVIKAGRHCAVPQLIATLKNGRKICLDRQAPLYKKVIKKLLQS; from the exons ATGAGCGCCGCTGCAGTGTGTCGAGGCTCCTGGCCCAGCCTTGGGCTGCTGCTTCTGGGCCTGTTGTTTCTTCCAGCCGTGATTGCCTTCACCAGTG CTAGCCCTGAAGAAGGCGATGCGGATGCAGatcttcactgtgtgtgtgtgaagaccaTCTCCTCTGGGATTCATCCTAAGCATATCACCACATTGGAAGTGATCAAGGCAGGACGCCATTGTGCGGTTCCCCAGCTCAT AGCCACTCTGAAGAATGGGAGGAAAATTTGCCTGGACCGGCAAGCACCCTTATATAAGAAAGTGATCAAGAAACTCTTGCAGAGCTAG
- the LOC100758214 gene encoding platelet factor 4-like isoform X2: MSAAAVCRGSWPSLGLLLLGLLFLPAVIAFTSGESDADADLHCVCVKTISSGIHPKHITTLEVIKAGRHCAVPQLIATLKNGRKICLDRQAPLYKKVIKKLLQS; the protein is encoded by the exons ATGAGCGCCGCTGCAGTGTGTCGAGGCTCCTGGCCCAGCCTTGGGCTGCTGCTTCTGGGCCTGTTGTTTCTTCCAGCCGTGATTGCCTTCACCAGTGGTGAGA GCGATGCGGATGCAGatcttcactgtgtgtgtgtgaagaccaTCTCCTCTGGGATTCATCCTAAGCATATCACCACATTGGAAGTGATCAAGGCAGGACGCCATTGTGCGGTTCCCCAGCTCAT AGCCACTCTGAAGAATGGGAGGAAAATTTGCCTGGACCGGCAAGCACCCTTATATAAGAAAGTGATCAAGAAACTCTTGCAGAGCTAG